A region from the Bactrocera dorsalis isolate Fly_Bdor chromosome 1, ASM2337382v1, whole genome shotgun sequence genome encodes:
- the LOC105231223 gene encoding uncharacterized protein LOC105231223 — MGSGESRPRCRAACAKTSCCNSRRRHHSRRRQKNNDPCYYCYPECCPTYPEFTLSTSGICYVQCDFCCQIYPCCCAQCPNCGCARVKCKSKEVEIPPIAFCPCCRQEAPKANGLQHLYTPNPCCACQCASGDQEQIAKCLLRSYKLPRGRGRKCCQCKQRKREKRGKQNRDRSKSESKSYHYPAEQKGSLSAGKPGTSAARGSPPQRADNCCCERSKASVPPSAATLNANATRTQQKQSECAPAPSSKVESQRSVETAPHSGKAQKKPRTANNPSLLCCPCGREVEIRNITYELPVCRADDGCGQQ; from the coding sequence ATGGGCAGCGGAGAAAGTCGACCTCGCTGCAGAGCGGCCTGTGCCAAAACCAGCTGTTGCAACAGCAGAAGACGTCATCATAGCAGGCGAAGACAGAAAAATAATGATCCTTGCTACTATTGCTATCCAGAGTGTTGTCCCACTTATCCAGAATTTACGCTCTCTACCAGCGGCATTTGCTACGTACAGTGCGACTTTTGCTGCCAAATCTATCCCTGCTGCTGTGCGCAATGCCCCAATTGTGGTTGTGCGAGAGTTAAGTGCAAGTCCAAAGAGGTCGAAATTCCGCCGATAGCGTTTTGTCCCTGCTGTCGCCAGGAGGCGCCAAAGGCCAACGGACTACAACATCTTTATACACCCAATCCCTGTTGCGCGTGTCAATGCGCAAGCGGAGACCAGGAACAAATCGCCAAATGCTTATTGCGCTCGTATAAACTGCCGCGTGGCAGGGGCCGAAAATGTTGTCAGTGCAAGCAACGAAAAAGGGAAAAAAGGGGCAAACAAAACAGAGATCGAAGTAAGAGCGAGAGTAAGAGCTATCATTACCCGGCTGAACAAAAAGGCAGTCTCTCCGCTGGTAAACCCGGCACAAGTGCCGCCCGCGGCTCACCGCCACAGCGCGCAGATAATTGTTGTTGCGAGCGCAGTAAAGCATCGGTGCCTCCAAGTGCAGCAACTCTGAATGCTAATGCTACACgaacgcaacaaaaacaaagcgaatGTGCTCCTGCGCCGTCTAGTAAAGTCGAAAGTCAACGAAGTGTTGAGACTGCTCCTCATAGTGGTAAAGCACAAAAGAAACCTCGCACTGCAAATAATCCATCTCTGTTGTGTTGCCCTTGTGGTCGTGAAGTCGAAATCCGAAATATAACTTACGAACTGCCTGTTTGTCGGGCCGATGATGGGTGCGGCCAGCAGTAG